From Candidatus Neomarinimicrobiota bacterium, the proteins below share one genomic window:
- a CDS encoding type II CAAX endopeptidase family protein → MTKNNDNPKQTLIPFFIITFLFSWFFWLIAVLASFDFFTLPINKIIFVGIGAHGPLVSALWLTGRKDGWTGIKRLIRSGFDLRLSLYHWLLILLLPIVLAGLAVRLNMYMSPFHPDVTLLNNPLFILPVFLFMFFLGGSVQEEFGWRGFALPRLLKKWNPLWAALFLGLIWGVWHFPLFYISTLSQSYMNFGLFILLTLCFSLLMTHLYLQSDKNLFTALLFHTAVNTSLSLFPPIEQKAGGNQHAFTLMTLFYILVTAVVIIKERKTFFKAKEAHHETVV, encoded by the coding sequence ATGACAAAGAATAACGACAATCCGAAACAAACTCTGATTCCCTTTTTTATCATCACCTTTCTCTTTTCATGGTTCTTCTGGTTGATAGCCGTCCTGGCATCTTTTGATTTTTTCACACTTCCAATTAATAAAATCATTTTCGTGGGGATTGGTGCCCATGGGCCTTTGGTCTCTGCCTTGTGGCTGACCGGAAGAAAAGACGGGTGGACCGGCATAAAAAGACTTATACGCTCCGGTTTTGACCTGCGACTCTCCCTGTATCACTGGTTACTCATTCTCTTACTGCCGATCGTACTGGCCGGACTTGCAGTACGCTTAAACATGTACATGTCCCCGTTTCATCCGGATGTAACCCTGTTAAACAATCCCCTTTTCATTCTGCCGGTTTTTCTCTTTATGTTTTTCCTCGGAGGCTCCGTCCAGGAAGAATTCGGCTGGCGGGGATTTGCCCTCCCCCGGCTTTTGAAAAAATGGAATCCGTTATGGGCCGCTTTGTTCCTGGGGCTGATATGGGGAGTCTGGCATTTTCCCCTTTTTTATATTTCCACGTTGAGCCAGTCATACATGAACTTTGGACTTTTCATTCTGCTGACCCTGTGTTTCAGTCTTCTCATGACCCATTTATACCTTCAGTCAGATAAGAATTTATTTACAGCCTTGCTGTTCCATACGGCAGTGAATACATCTTTGTCCCTCTTCCCGCCCATCGAACAGAAGGCCGGCGGGAACCAACACGCTTTCACACTCATGACACTTTTCTATATACTTGTAACGGCCGTTGTCATCATAAAAGAACGAAAAACATTTTTTAAAGCAAAGGAAGCACACCATGAAACAGTGGTATGA
- a CDS encoding class I SAM-dependent methyltransferase, with product MKQWYEELFTNYAKKYDEESFTQGTQGECDFIEDEAGHDRSLRILDMGCGTGRHAIELTKRGYQVTGIDLSESQLERAREKAKEAGLEIDFRQADARNLPFLEAFSMAIMLCEGGFPLMETDEMNFQILQSAAKSLKPGGKFIFTTLNGLFPIFHSLQKFYGEAAQEGGATYENSTFDLMTFRDHNITVFEDDDGNKKELVCNERYYIPSEITWLLKSLGFKTIDIFGAKLGAFSRNDPLTPDDFEMLVVAEK from the coding sequence ATGAAACAGTGGTATGAAGAACTCTTTACCAATTATGCCAAAAAATATGATGAAGAATCGTTCACCCAGGGTACACAGGGTGAATGTGATTTTATTGAGGATGAAGCAGGACATGACAGATCACTTCGCATCCTGGATATGGGATGCGGCACGGGGCGTCATGCCATTGAACTGACAAAGCGGGGTTATCAGGTCACGGGAATTGATTTATCCGAATCCCAGCTGGAAAGGGCCCGGGAAAAAGCAAAAGAAGCAGGACTGGAAATTGATTTCCGTCAGGCTGATGCACGCAATCTTCCCTTTTTGGAAGCATTCAGTATGGCCATCATGCTGTGTGAAGGGGGATTCCCCCTCATGGAGACGGACGAGATGAATTTCCAAATCCTCCAAAGTGCTGCAAAGTCTCTGAAACCAGGCGGAAAATTTATTTTCACCACCCTGAACGGACTCTTCCCCATTTTTCATTCCCTGCAAAAATTTTACGGCGAAGCAGCCCAAGAGGGCGGTGCCACTTATGAGAACAGCACCTTTGATCTCATGACTTTCCGGGATCACAACATCACGGTTTTCGAAGATGATGACGGAAACAAAAAAGAACTGGTTTGCAACGAACGTTATTACATTCCCAGTGAAATCACCTGGCTTTTAAAATCCCTGGGATTTAAAACCATCGATATCTTCGGGGCAAAACTGGGTGCCTTCAGCCGGAACGATCCCCTGACACCCGATGATTTTGAAATGCTGGTAGTGGCGGAAAAATAA
- a CDS encoding NifB/NifX family molybdenum-iron cluster-binding protein → MKILIATDGNSLKSKVSKRFGEAPYYLIHDSESQVTEVRENPGHDDNHSALIDLVNEGVLYYIVGNTGPNAFDVLTHKGAKLYLARGLEAEQALNSFLNNSLEPLTKATLKKPIRKH, encoded by the coding sequence ATGAAAATACTTATAGCAACTGATGGAAACTCGCTGAAAAGTAAAGTCTCAAAAAGATTTGGAGAAGCTCCTTATTATTTAATACATGACAGTGAATCACAGGTCACAGAAGTAAGAGAAAACCCAGGACATGACGATAATCACTCTGCCCTTATTGACCTGGTAAACGAAGGTGTGTTGTACTATATCGTGGGGAATACAGGCCCCAATGCCTTTGATGTATTAACTCACAAAGGAGCCAAACTTTATCTGGCAAGAGGATTGGAGGCAGAACAAGCCTTAAATTCCTTTTTGAATAATAGCTTGGAACCTTTAACTAAGGCAACACTAAAAAAGCCTATTCGTAAACACTAA
- a CDS encoding FAD-dependent oxidoreductase gives MLQLKNNFIFAPVKTGYSDNTGVITEKHLVFYKARSRFIGAVTPEPLYLDKGLRELPTQIGIDNDDKIEGLKKLTDAIHQYGTKVIAHLNHPGRMANPKISGNYFLSSTDEACENGGAKPKQMDSDDIKHVIHLFADAAKRAETAGFDIIELQFGHGYLAAQFISPKVNTRTDEYGGSFKNRIKFPLEILQAVKSVTHLPVIVRISGDEMIPDGIKMDEMIQFSKILKEQAVEAMHVSAGTVCSTPPWFFQHMFVPKGKTWEYARKIKDMVDIPVIFVGQINEFKDVDLILKEYKDDFIAMGRPLVADPDFVGKYLGQVKGNLRPCLACSEGCLGGVRSGNGLGCSVNPTVGKDYETVEKSPVNKKVAIVGGGLAGMQAAITLHQRGHFVTLYEKNKLGGQFLLAPLPPHKGSLIKIVDYLKKEIQDRKIPVIYKEASKEDLSIFDEIMIATGSKPSIPPVEGLKKYYWAEVLENHNLPQNKRVVVIGGGLIGTEIAVKLLSKGNKVFIVEMMSEIARGMEMLEQKQTLKILQHENVSIFLNTKIQKVCDHKVQLEGPDYRQTIENVDVIVLATGMKPYNPYENIKLDKPVHLIGDALKVGKAQDAIHGAYETAKTI, from the coding sequence ATGTTACAACTAAAAAACAATTTCATTTTTGCTCCTGTAAAAACAGGATATAGTGATAATACGGGTGTTATCACCGAAAAACATCTTGTATTTTACAAAGCAAGAAGTCGGTTTATTGGAGCTGTAACCCCGGAACCGCTGTATCTTGACAAAGGGCTAAGAGAATTGCCTACCCAAATAGGTATTGATAATGATGACAAAATTGAAGGACTTAAAAAACTTACGGATGCCATACATCAATACGGGACAAAAGTGATTGCACATTTAAACCATCCGGGCAGAATGGCAAATCCTAAAATTTCCGGGAATTATTTTTTGTCTTCAACCGATGAAGCTTGCGAAAACGGGGGTGCAAAACCCAAACAAATGGATAGTGATGATATAAAGCACGTGATACATTTGTTTGCCGATGCGGCGAAAAGAGCAGAAACAGCAGGTTTTGACATTATTGAATTACAATTCGGACATGGCTATCTTGCCGCTCAATTTATTTCTCCAAAAGTTAACACGAGAACAGACGAATATGGGGGTAGTTTTAAAAATAGAATAAAATTTCCGTTAGAAATTCTTCAAGCTGTAAAATCTGTTACCCATCTGCCGGTTATCGTCAGAATAAGCGGTGATGAAATGATCCCTGACGGCATTAAGATGGATGAGATGATTCAATTTTCTAAAATACTTAAAGAACAAGCAGTTGAAGCTATGCATGTCTCAGCCGGCACAGTTTGCAGTACTCCTCCATGGTTTTTTCAACATATGTTCGTCCCCAAGGGAAAAACATGGGAGTATGCCCGCAAAATTAAAGATATGGTAGATATTCCTGTAATTTTTGTGGGTCAAATTAATGAGTTTAAAGATGTCGATCTCATATTAAAAGAATACAAAGATGATTTTATTGCCATGGGCCGCCCATTGGTGGCAGACCCCGATTTTGTGGGTAAATATTTGGGGCAAGTAAAAGGAAATCTTCGTCCATGTTTAGCATGTAGTGAAGGTTGCCTTGGTGGGGTCAGAAGTGGAAATGGCCTCGGATGTTCAGTCAATCCTACCGTTGGTAAAGATTATGAAACAGTTGAAAAATCTCCAGTAAATAAGAAAGTCGCCATTGTAGGTGGCGGACTTGCCGGAATGCAAGCAGCCATTACACTTCATCAGCGCGGTCATTTTGTAACGCTTTACGAGAAAAACAAACTTGGAGGACAGTTTTTGCTGGCTCCTTTGCCTCCCCATAAAGGGTCCCTTATAAAAATTGTAGATTATCTGAAAAAAGAAATTCAAGATAGGAAGATTCCTGTCATTTATAAAGAAGCAAGCAAAGAAGATTTGTCTATTTTTGATGAAATAATGATAGCAACAGGGTCAAAACCGAGTATTCCTCCCGTTGAAGGACTAAAAAAATATTACTGGGCTGAAGTTCTTGAAAACCACAATTTACCGCAAAATAAACGAGTTGTAGTAATCGGTGGTGGACTGATCGGAACAGAAATTGCCGTTAAACTATTATCGAAAGGAAACAAAGTTTTTATCGTTGAAATGATGAGTGAAATAGCCAGAGGAATGGAAATGCTTGAGCAAAAACAAACCCTTAAAATTCTTCAACATGAAAATGTCAGTATTTTTTTGAATACAAAAATTCAAAAAGTGTGTGATCATAAAGTTCAGCTAGAAGGACCGGATTACAGGCAAACCATAGAAAATGTTGATGTGATCGTATTGGCTACGGGTATGAAGCCCTATAATCCGTATGAAAATATCAAATTAGATAAACCGGTTCATCTCATAGGTGACGCATTAAAAGTAGGAAAAGCGCAGGATGCCATTCATGGTGCTTATGAAACTGCAAAAACAATTTAA
- a CDS encoding MFS transporter has protein sequence MPLFLLSIGASKTSISLIEGIAESTASLFKAFSGHWSDKIGKNKPFMLIGYGITALITPLYALVRFPIHVLFLRFIERIGKGLRTAPRDSLISNSVSKNETGKNFGFHKVMDNSGAIIGPLTAFILLYFFPLNYTNIFLIATIPALLGVVSIAVFIKEAKSVKNKDNNKFHLNQLNKKFYFFLFIVFVFTLGNSADALLLVKTAEIGINKSYVPFVYMIFNTVSVLLAIPIGKVSDKKGREVLIILGFLVYSIVYFFFGKFNNLNVFLCLFVLYGLYSALVDGSQKALISDIVSKNLKGTGYGLYHAVLGITLLPASLIAGLLYDHVNSNAPFYFGSFMALIASFLMVIFVLVDRNNKRKNNVVQYCA, from the coding sequence ATGCCTCTTTTCCTATTGTCAATAGGCGCTTCAAAGACCTCGATTTCATTGATTGAAGGAATTGCAGAAAGTACTGCATCTCTATTTAAGGCATTCTCGGGACACTGGAGTGATAAAATAGGTAAAAACAAACCCTTTATGTTGATTGGTTATGGAATTACTGCATTGATAACTCCGCTATATGCTTTAGTGAGGTTTCCAATTCATGTTTTATTTTTGAGATTTATTGAAAGGATAGGTAAAGGACTAAGGACTGCACCACGAGACAGTCTGATTAGTAACTCAGTGTCAAAAAATGAAACCGGTAAAAATTTTGGATTTCATAAAGTAATGGATAATAGCGGAGCCATAATAGGACCCTTAACTGCATTTATTCTACTATACTTTTTCCCGTTAAACTATACCAATATTTTCCTTATTGCTACTATTCCTGCTTTATTGGGCGTTGTTTCAATTGCAGTTTTTATTAAAGAAGCTAAGTCAGTAAAAAATAAAGATAATAATAAATTCCATTTAAATCAGTTGAATAAGAAATTTTATTTTTTCTTGTTCATTGTGTTTGTCTTTACCCTTGGTAATTCAGCAGATGCTTTATTACTTGTCAAAACAGCTGAAATTGGTATCAATAAATCATACGTTCCTTTTGTTTATATGATTTTTAATACTGTCTCTGTTCTTTTGGCTATACCTATTGGTAAAGTTTCTGACAAAAAAGGTCGTGAAGTTTTGATTATTCTTGGATTTCTTGTTTACTCAATTGTATACTTCTTTTTTGGAAAATTTAACAACCTTAATGTTTTTCTGTGTTTATTTGTATTGTACGGCTTATATAGTGCATTAGTAGATGGGAGTCAAAAAGCTTTAATTTCAGATATTGTGAGTAAAAATTTGAAGGGAACCGGCTATGGATTATATCATGCTGTACTTGGGATTACACTTCTTCCTGCCAGCTTAATTGCAGGTTTATTGTATGATCATGTTAATTCAAATGCACCTTTTTATTTTGGTTCTTTCATGGCTTTGATCGCTTCATTTTTAATGGTCATCTTTGTACTAGTTGATAGAAATAATAAAAGAAAAAATAATGTTGTTCAATATTGTGCATAG
- a CDS encoding 1-acyl-sn-glycerol-3-phosphate acyltransferase: MKQSEFLKITILFELTMNAKQEYINIHKLVKKSNSKFLKRLPDFMISLIKIIIRQNEINRILSVYADYEGVDFLPKIISELNINVEIEGMENLPENGKCFFVANHPFGFIDGLILTNTIAGKYGNFKAIGNDIFTLVPQIKPIIAAVHVFGSNPREYLLELEKVFASDLPITHFPAGMVSRLNGFAIEDKVWHKSFITKAIEHQRDVVPFFFFGRNSRLFYIVYFVRKILGIKTNLELVLLPREIFNKRNKTIKVRIGSPIAYQTFKNTKSHYEWAQSVKQQVYKLKEAI, encoded by the coding sequence ATGAAACAAAGCGAGTTCTTGAAAATAACGATATTATTTGAATTGACTATGAATGCTAAACAGGAATATATAAACATTCACAAGTTGGTAAAAAAAAGTAATTCGAAATTTCTAAAAAGATTACCAGACTTTATGATTAGCCTGATAAAAATAATTATCAGGCAAAATGAAATAAACCGCATTTTATCTGTTTATGCTGATTATGAAGGGGTGGATTTCCTGCCGAAAATAATATCTGAATTGAACATCAATGTAGAAATTGAAGGTATGGAAAATTTACCCGAAAACGGAAAATGCTTTTTTGTAGCGAACCATCCTTTTGGTTTCATTGATGGACTTATTCTAACTAACACCATTGCCGGTAAATACGGTAACTTTAAAGCTATAGGCAATGATATTTTTACACTTGTTCCTCAGATTAAGCCAATTATTGCGGCAGTTCATGTTTTTGGTTCTAACCCCAGGGAATACCTTTTGGAACTGGAGAAAGTGTTTGCATCCGATTTGCCTATCACCCATTTTCCGGCTGGTATGGTTTCACGATTAAACGGTTTTGCAATTGAGGATAAAGTGTGGCATAAATCATTTATTACAAAAGCAATAGAGCATCAAAGGGATGTGGTGCCCTTCTTTTTCTTCGGTCGAAATTCCCGCTTATTTTATATTGTTTATTTTGTCCGTAAAATTTTGGGAATTAAAACGAATCTTGAGTTAGTTCTTCTTCCACGGGAAATCTTTAATAAAAGGAATAAAACAATTAAGGTAAGAATCGGAAGTCCAATTGCCTACCAAACGTTTAAGAACACTAAATCGCATTATGAATGGGCTCAAAGCGTTAAACAGCAGGTTTATAAGTTAAAAGAGGCAATATGA